Proteins co-encoded in one Cricetulus griseus strain 17A/GY chromosome 1 unlocalized genomic scaffold, alternate assembly CriGri-PICRH-1.0 chr1_1, whole genome shotgun sequence genomic window:
- the LOC100771582 gene encoding LOW QUALITY PROTEIN: dehydrogenase/reductase SDR family member 2, mitochondrial (The sequence of the model RefSeq protein was modified relative to this genomic sequence to represent the inferred CDS: substituted 1 base at 1 genomic stop codon), whose translation MFRTLIQGWKRLPSPVASLSVRSTSNEANYRPKLANKVAVVTGSTNGIGFSIAQRLARDGAHVVLSSRKQQNVDCAVAMLKAEGLSVTGTVCHVGKAEDREQLVATALEHCGGVDFLVCVAGVNPLVGSTLKSSEQIWDKILSVNVKAPALLLSQLLPHMENRGQGSVVLVSSVTAYVPIPRLGVYNVSKTALLGLTKTLAVELAPKNIRVNCLVPGIINTDFGRVVRTKGRKLFXPLSTGVSLFQPHLLSPHRVGQPEDCAGLVSFLCSPEASYITGENIAVAGWSPHL comes from the exons ATGTTTAGAACTCTGATCCAGGGCTGGAAGAGGCTCCCAAGCCCTGTGGCTTCACTCTCTGTGAGAAGCACCAGTAATGAAGCAAACTACAGGCCCAAACTGGCCAACAAAGTTGCTGTGGTTACAGGGTCCACAAACGG GATTGGTTTCTCCATTGCTCAGCGTCTGGCCCGGGATGGGGCCCACGTGGTTCTTAGCAGCCGGAAGCAGCAGAATGTGGACTGTGCAGTGGCCATGCTAAAGGCGGAGGGACTGAGTGTGACAGGCACTGTGTGTCACGTAGGGAAAGCAGAAGATCGAGAGCAGCTGGTGGCCACG GCCCTGGAACACTGTGGGGGTGTGGACTTCCTGGTGTGTGTCGCAGGGGTTAACCCCTTGGTAGGAAGTACCTTAAAGAGCAGTGAACAGATCTGGGACAAG ATCCTGAGTGTGAATGTGAAGGCCCCAGCCCTGCTGCTGAGCCAGCTGCTGCCCCATATGGAAAACAGGGG ACAAGGTTCGGTGGTCCTGGTGTCCTCAGTTACAGCCTATGTACCAATTCCT AGACTGGGGGTCTACAATGTCAGTAAAACAGCCCTACTGGGACTAACCAAGACTCTGGCAGTGGAGCTAGCACCAAAGAACATCCGTGTGAACTGCCTAGTACCAGGAATCATCAACACAGACTTCGGCCGAGTGGTGAGGACCAAGGGCAGGAAGCTCTTCTAGCCACTAAGTACTGG GGTGTCACTGTTTCAGCCTCATCTCCTCTCTCCACACAGAGTGGGTCAGCCTGAGGACTGTGCAGGACTCGTGTCTTTCCTCTGCTCCCCGGAGGCCAGCTATATCACTGGTGAGAACATTGCTGTAGCTGGCTGGTCCCCCCACCTCTGA